The Nitrospirota bacterium region GTTGTAGGGATTGGCCTTGAACAGTGCGAGCGCCTCGATACCGCCGCTCGCCAGCGCGACTTCATAACCTTCATCGGTCAGTATGGTATGAAAGAGTTCGCGGGCTCCCTCTTCATCATCTACGACAAGAATCTTCATCCGTTACCCCAGCGATCATTAGTATTGCAAAAATATCATAAAATACCCGTGTCGTCAAGGTAAGGGCAAGCTTCTTTTTCCCGGTGCGGTGGTACGACTTCATGCGGAAGGAGTTGCGGAGAAAAATCAGCTATTTAATTCATATAACAATCGAAGCCCCTCGAGGGTCAATTGCGGCCGGATTTCCTGTACTGTTTTGGTCTCCGGTGACACGAGCTCGGCCAGCCCGCCCGTGGCGACGACCCTGGCATCGGGGGACAGTTCCTTCTTCATCCGCTCCACAATGCCGTCCACCAGCCCTGCATATCCGTAGAGTATTCCGGCCTGCATGGCGCTGATCGTGTCGGTGCCGATCACCCGCAGCGGCTTTGCAAGCTCGAACCGCGGCAGCTTCGATGCCCGCTGAAAGAGGGCATCCGCCGATATCTTGATGCCGGGCGTGATGGCGCCGCCCAGGTACTCGCCCAGCTTCGTTATGGCACAGAACGTCGTCGCCGTGCCGAAGTCCACGATGATCAGCGGTCCTCCGTAGAGACGGTATGCTGCGGCCGCGTTCACGATACGGTCGGCGCCAAGCTCCTTCGGGTTATCATACCGTATCGTGATACCGGTCTTGATCTCGTGCGTCACGACCAGCGGTTCGAGGCGGAAGTATTTCCTTGCCATCTCCTGCATCACGGTCAGGACGGGCGGCACCACGGTCGAAATGATGACGCCCGTCACCTGCCCGAACTCGAGGCCGGCAAAATGAAACAAGTCCTTGAAGATCATGGCGTATTCGTCGGAAGTGATCTGGCTGTTCGTTCCCACCCGCCAGTTCGCAACCAGGGCCTCCTTGTCGAATACGCCGATGACCACGTTGGTGTTGCCGACGTCGATAGCTAAAAGCATCATATCCTCCGGGGATGGCCCTATTTCATGATCCAAATATGCAAGGGTGTTCAAACGGCCAAAGGTTACAGGGTTTCAATGCGACATTGTTTAATTGGGACGCATCCTCGTGTAAACAGCGAGCCTTGACTTTGCTGTTTATTTCTTGAGGATCGTCACGTCTCCTGAGGCGACGGTCCGCACGGTCCCGTCATCCTGCCTCACGATCAGCCGGCCCTCGCTGTCGATGCCCTGCGCGAGACCCTGCAGCGCATCTCCTAGACCGCTCACCGCTACCCGGTTGCCGATGGTCACATTGAGCGCTCCCCACTCCCGCAGGACGTCGTTCTCCTTGCTCAGGAACACCCCGTACCAGCGCTCCAGCTCCAGCAGGAGCTGACGCACCAGTTCTGTGCGGTCGACCCGCGCTCCCGCTTCGACGGCAAGGGTCGTCGTGAGCCCGCGAACGTCCGCGGGAAGCTCGCTCATCTCCATGTTCACGTCAAGACCGATGCCGAGCACGACATGTTTTATCCGCTCCGGCTCGGCGCTCATCTCCGTAAGCAGTCCGCCCGCCTTCCTTCCGGACAGGAGAATGTCGTTGGGCCATTTGATCGAGGCCGGAACCCGGCAGGTCGTGCGGATGGCACGGGCGGCGGCGACGGCGCCCATCAGCGTGATCAGGGGCGCCTTGTGGGTCGGCAGGGCGGGCCTCAGGATGACGCTCAGGTACAGGTTCCCCCTGGGCGAGATCCACTTCCTGCCGAGCCGTCCCTTGCCGCCGGTCTGCGTCTCCGCGATGACGACGACGCCTTCGGGTGCTCCCTTTGCCGCCATTTCCATGGCAAGCGTATTCGTCGACTCCGTCGCGCTCAAGAGAAGGAGCTCCCTGCCGATGAGCTTTGTCTTAAGCCCGGACCGTATGTCTTCGATTCTCAGGACGTCGGGAACCGATGTGATCCGGTATCCCCGGGAGGGGACTGCCTCGATGCCGAACCCCTCTCCTTCCAGCGATTTGATGTGCTTCCAGACCATGGTCCGCGAGATGCCCATCTTTGCAGCCAGCTGTTCGCCGGATACGTATCCGCCCCTTGACGTCCGGAGGAGCTTCAGGATTCTCTCTTTGTACATTTGGATCGTTTCACCGTTCAGGCGCACCGACGCGAAGGCTTAAGCAGTAGATTCTGGAGATCATTTCTGAGCGTCACTCGCGACTTTGCGGATCAAGTATTTTTATTTGATCTTCATGCTGATATCCGCCGCCGGCGCCGAATGGGTCAGGGCGCCCGAAGAGATAAGATCGACCCCCGTTTCAGCGATCCCGCGGATCGTTTCGAGGGTGACGTTGCCGGACGCCTCAACCTGCGCCCTGCCGTTGATGATCTTGACCGCCTCGCGCATCGTGTCGATCGGCATGTTGTCGAGCATGATGATGTCGGCTTTTGCGTCCAGCGCTTCGCGTACTTCCTCGAGATTCGAGGTCTCCACCTCGACCGTGAGCTTACCCGCTCGTCGTTTGGCGCTCTCCACCGCTTTCGTGATGCCGCCCGCCGCCTTGATGTGGTTGTCCTTGATCAGGACCATGTCATAGAGGCCCATGCGGTGGTTCTTCCCGCCTCCCATGCGCACCGCGTACTTTTCGAGTTCGCGCAGGCCGGGAAGCGTCTTTCTCGTGTCCAGGACCTGCGCCTTGGTTCCCGAGACCCGCTCAACGAACTTCGCGGTCAGGGTCGCAATGCCGGACATATGCTGGAGAAGGTTCAGGGCGACCCGTTCGCCCTTGAGCAGGGATCGCGTAGCGCCGGAGAGTTTCGCGATCTCCGCGCCCGCCGGTATCCTGTCTCCATCCGCGAAGAAGGCGGTGAACTGTATCCCTTCGTCCAGATGGTTGAATACCGCCCTGCTCACTCCGATGCCGGCAAGGACGAGTTCCTGCTTCGCCAGCAGGGAGGCGGCGGACGTTGCGTCGCCCGGAATCGTCAAGTCCCCCGTGACGTCGCCGGCGCCGATGTCCTCCTGCAATGCTCGCTCTATGAGGTCCTTCAGCTTTGCGTTCATGGCGACAATACCTTACCCCAGCATCTTCAGTCCCTGCTCCAGCTTATCGCGCCTGGCCTTGAATTCCTCCAGCTTCGCTGTATCCTTCTCTACGACTTCCTTCGGCGCCTTGTCAACGAAGTTCTTGTTCGAGAGTTTTTTCGCGAACACCTCGATGTCCTTCGAGGTCTTCGCGATCTCCTTCATCAGCCGGTCGCGTTCCTGGGTGAGGTCGATGACTCCTTCGAGCGGTACATACACCTCGGCGCCCCTGATCAAGCCCGTTGCCGCTGCCTTCGGCTTCTTCTCGTCAACACCGATCCGGAGCCCGCTCAACCGCGCAAGTGCCGTTACGAGGGGGGAGCTCCTTTCCAGATGATCTCCGAGCTCGCCGTTCTCCACCTTGACGATGGCCTCCATCTGCATCGACGGCGCGATATTCATCTCGCCCCGGATGTTCCGGAGCGCCGTGATCAGGTCCATCACCATCTGCATGTCCCGCTCGATCCCGGCGTCGATCAGGCTATTCTCCGGCACGGGATAGACGGCCACCATGATCGATGAGATCCTTTCCCCCGACGCTTTCCGCCTCACGCCTTGCGGTATCAATTGCCAGATCTCCTCCGTGATGAACGGCATGATGGGGTGGAGCAGCCTGAGCGCCGTCTCGAGCACGTGGACGAGCGCGGTCTGGGCTGCTTTCCGTCCGCGCGAGCCGTGTTCACCGCTCAGCGCAGGCTTGGAGAGCTCCAGATACCAGTCACAGTATTCGTGCCAGACGAACTGATACAGCCCGGAGGCTGCATCATTGAACCGGTACTCGGCGAGCGAGGACTGGATTTCTCCCGCGACCGTATTCAGCCGCGACAGGATCCAGCGGTCCGCGAGGGACGAGTCCCGGGTCAGGGGCTCGGGATTGGGGGCAAATCCGTCCTCGAGGTTCATGAACACGAACCGGCTCGCATTCCAGACCTTGTTCGCGAAGTTCCGGTAGCCCTCGATGCGCTCCGGGGACATCTTGATGTCCCGGCCCTGTGCCGCGAAGGCGGTGAGCGTGAGCCGGAAGGCATCCGTGCCGTACTGGTCGATCATCACCAGCGGGTCGATCACGTTGCCCTTGGACTTGCTCATCTTCTGCCCCTCGGCATCGCGGATAAGTGCGTGAATGTACACGTGCCGGAAGGGTACCTCCTTCATGAAGTGCAGCCCCATCATGATCATTCGCGCCACCCAGAAGAATATGATGTCCAGCCCCGTGACGAGCACGGAGGTCGGATAGTACAGTTCCAGCGCCTTGGTTCTGTCGGGCCAGCCAAACGTCGAAAAGGGCCAGAGCGCCGACGAGAACCAGGTGTCGAGCACATCGGTTTCCTGCCGGAGATTCCCGCCTTTGCACGCCGGACAGGCCTCCGGATCAGTGCGGCTCACGGTAATCACGCCGCAGTCGTCGCAGAACCAGGCCGGGATGCGGTGCCCCCACCAGATCTGGCGCGAGATGCACCAGTCCTTGATGTTCCGCATCCACTCGAAATAGGTATTCTCCCACCCCTTCGGGAAAAATTGAATTCGACCGTCCTCGACGGCCTTGATCGCCGGCTCTGCAAGCGGCGGCGTCCGCACGAACCACTGCGGCGAGAGGAGGGGCTCCACCACCGATTTGCACCGGTAGCACTTCCCGATGGAGTGGCTGTGGTCCTCGGTCTTGACGAGATATCCTCGCTCGTTCAGCAGTTCGACCACGACGCCGCGCGCTTTTCTGGCGGGCTTGCCGGCAAGGAGCTTCTGCACCTCGGGGAGGACATCGGGGATTTCGGGAAGGATCTCAGCCTTGTCGTCAAGCATCTTGATGCGGGGCAGGTTCGGAACATGCCGGAGGCCCGCCTCGTAGTCGTTGAAGTCGTGGGCGGGCGTCACCTTGACGGCGCCCGTCCCGAACTCGAGGTCCACGAGCACGGAGTCCCCGATCACCGGGATCCGCCTCGTCGTGAGCGGCAGGTCGACGGTCTTTCCGATCAGGTCCTTGTAGCGGGGGTCGAGGGGGTGGACGGCAACGGCGGTGTCCCCCAGCATCGTCTCGGGCCTCGTTGTCGCAACCGTCAGCCGTATGTTGTGGTCATGGCTCAACGGGTAGGAGAGGTGGTAGAGCTTGCCCTTCTCGTCCTCGTGCTCGACCTCGATGTCGGACAGCGCCGTATGGCAGCGCGGGCACCAGTTGATCAGCCGCTCGCCCCGGTAGATGAGCCCTTCCTCGTAGAGCGTGACGAAAACCTCGCGGACGGCGCGGGATAGCCCCTCGTCCATGGTGAAACGCTCGCGCTGCCAGTCGCAGGACGCCCCCATGCGCTTGAGCTGGTTGATGATCCGCCCTCCGTACTCCTTTTTCCATTCCCACACCTTCTCGATGAACGCTTCCCTGCCGAGTTGGTGGCGGTCGATATGGTCCTTCGCGAGCTGGCGCTCGACCACGTTCTGGGTGGCGATGCCCGCATGGTCGGTGCCCGGCATCCAGAGCGTGTTTCTGCCCGACATGCGCATCCACCGGATGAGAACGTCCTGGAGCGTGTTGTCAAAGGCGTGGCCGATGTGCAGTGAGCCGGTGACGTTCGGCGGCGGAATGACGATCGAATAGGGGCTCCCGCCGGCGTTCTCATCGGCATGGAAATAGCCTTTCTCCAGCCAGAAGGCGTACCACTTCTCCTCCACGGAGCGCGGATCGTAGGCTTTGGACAGCTCGGGTGATGTCATGCACTTCTCCTTTGACTGCATCCAAATAAAAGAGGGGATCTAGGTCCCCTCTGATGGTTCAACTCCCCATTCCGGACTTCGCAATCCGAACGGCTATGTCTCCGCTTTCAGCCGCTCGATCTCGGCCTTGATAAGCGTCTCGGCGAGATCGGGAACGACTTCCCAAGCCACCTTTTCGATGATGTCGCGGGCGACCTCCTGCACGATCCGGGACACGGAGCCCTGTACCGCGGCCTCCACTGCGGAGCGCAGCGTCTCCGGGGGTATCTGGGGCGGTTCGAGGGGCGGCAGCGTTGCGAACACCTCCCTGGACATGGAAGAGATTGTCGTTTCCGCCATGCGCCGCAGCTCCTGCTCCGAC contains the following coding sequences:
- a CDS encoding type III pantothenate kinase, with protein sequence MLLAIDVGNTNVVIGVFDKEALVANWRVGTNSQITSDEYAMIFKDLFHFAGLEFGQVTGVIISTVVPPVLTVMQEMARKYFRLEPLVVTHEIKTGITIRYDNPKELGADRIVNAAAAYRLYGGPLIIVDFGTATTFCAITKLGEYLGGAITPGIKISADALFQRASKLPRFELAKPLRVIGTDTISAMQAGILYGYAGLVDGIVERMKKELSPDARVVATGGLAELVSPETKTVQEIRPQLTLEGLRLLYELNS
- a CDS encoding valine--tRNA ligase, which codes for MTSPELSKAYDPRSVEEKWYAFWLEKGYFHADENAGGSPYSIVIPPPNVTGSLHIGHAFDNTLQDVLIRWMRMSGRNTLWMPGTDHAGIATQNVVERQLAKDHIDRHQLGREAFIEKVWEWKKEYGGRIINQLKRMGASCDWQRERFTMDEGLSRAVREVFVTLYEEGLIYRGERLINWCPRCHTALSDIEVEHEDEKGKLYHLSYPLSHDHNIRLTVATTRPETMLGDTAVAVHPLDPRYKDLIGKTVDLPLTTRRIPVIGDSVLVDLEFGTGAVKVTPAHDFNDYEAGLRHVPNLPRIKMLDDKAEILPEIPDVLPEVQKLLAGKPARKARGVVVELLNERGYLVKTEDHSHSIGKCYRCKSVVEPLLSPQWFVRTPPLAEPAIKAVEDGRIQFFPKGWENTYFEWMRNIKDWCISRQIWWGHRIPAWFCDDCGVITVSRTDPEACPACKGGNLRQETDVLDTWFSSALWPFSTFGWPDRTKALELYYPTSVLVTGLDIIFFWVARMIMMGLHFMKEVPFRHVYIHALIRDAEGQKMSKSKGNVIDPLVMIDQYGTDAFRLTLTAFAAQGRDIKMSPERIEGYRNFANKVWNASRFVFMNLEDGFAPNPEPLTRDSSLADRWILSRLNTVAGEIQSSLAEYRFNDAASGLYQFVWHEYCDWYLELSKPALSGEHGSRGRKAAQTALVHVLETALRLLHPIMPFITEEIWQLIPQGVRRKASGERISSIMVAVYPVPENSLIDAGIERDMQMVMDLITALRNIRGEMNIAPSMQMEAIVKVENGELGDHLERSSPLVTALARLSGLRIGVDEKKPKAAATGLIRGAEVYVPLEGVIDLTQERDRLMKEIAKTSKDIEVFAKKLSNKNFVDKAPKEVVEKDTAKLEEFKARRDKLEQGLKMLG
- a CDS encoding biotin--[acetyl-CoA-carboxylase] ligase; translated protein: MYKERILKLLRTSRGGYVSGEQLAAKMGISRTMVWKHIKSLEGEGFGIEAVPSRGYRITSVPDVLRIEDIRSGLKTKLIGRELLLLSATESTNTLAMEMAAKGAPEGVVVIAETQTGGKGRLGRKWISPRGNLYLSVILRPALPTHKAPLITLMGAVAAARAIRTTCRVPASIKWPNDILLSGRKAGGLLTEMSAEPERIKHVVLGIGLDVNMEMSELPADVRGLTTTLAVEAGARVDRTELVRQLLLELERWYGVFLSKENDVLREWGALNVTIGNRVAVSGLGDALQGLAQGIDSEGRLIVRQDDGTVRTVASGDVTILKK
- the nadC gene encoding carboxylating nicotinate-nucleotide diphosphorylase; this encodes MNAKLKDLIERALQEDIGAGDVTGDLTIPGDATSAASLLAKQELVLAGIGVSRAVFNHLDEGIQFTAFFADGDRIPAGAEIAKLSGATRSLLKGERVALNLLQHMSGIATLTAKFVERVSGTKAQVLDTRKTLPGLRELEKYAVRMGGGKNHRMGLYDMVLIKDNHIKAAGGITKAVESAKRRAGKLTVEVETSNLEEVREALDAKADIIMLDNMPIDTMREAVKIINGRAQVEASGNVTLETIRGIAETGVDLISSGALTHSAPAADISMKIK